In Vibrio echinoideorum, the following proteins share a genomic window:
- a CDS encoding IS3 family transposase (programmed frameshift) encodes MTTKKTRIKHAPEFKAEALKLAEKVGVAAAARQLSLYESQIYGWRKAVKKDAKISDREKELATENAKLKRLLAEQAEELDIGKKGRHLLREKSKVDCYEFMLEHLMQYKVVRMAKVFGVSRSGFYYWIDNRHKVTQRNEHRKQLDSKVREVFDDKKERDGARRIQKELEENGNKHDVKTIAASMRRQGLVAKAARKFKCTTDSKHRLPVAPNLLEQDFNATAPNQKWAGDITYLATSEGWMYLAVVIDLYSRQVVGWSMSTRMTATLVCDALSMALFRRGMPEEVIIHSDRGSQYCSKDYRDLIAAHNLKQSMSRKGNCWDNACVESFFHSMKVEAVQYESIMTREEMRQALFEYIEVDYNRTRRHSALGYLSPVNFEKQYVA; translated from the exons ATGACAACTAAGAAAACACGAATTAAACATGCTCCTGAATTTAAAGCCGAAGCGCTTAAGTTAGCAGAGAAAGTCGGTGTCGCTGCCGCCGCACGACAGCTTTCGCTATATGAATCTCAAATTTATGGGTGGCGTAAAGCCGTCAAAAAAGATGCGAAAATCAGCGATAGAGAAAAGGAACTAGCCACTGAAAATGCCAAACTCAAACGATTATTGGCAGAGCAAGCTGAAGAGCTAGATATCG GTAAAAAAGGCCGCCACCTACTTCGCGAAAAATCTAAAGTAGATTGCTATGAGTTTATGCTCGAACACCTGATGCAGTATAAGGTTGTCCGTATGGCTAAGGTGTTTGGGGTTTCTCGAAGTGGGTTTTATTATTGGATTGATAATCGGCATAAAGTCACCCAACGCAACGAACACCGAAAGCAGCTTGATAGCAAAGTTCGTGAAGTCTTTGATGATAAAAAGGAGCGTGATGGTGCAAGGCGCATTCAAAAAGAACTTGAAGAAAATGGTAATAAACACGATGTAAAAACCATCGCCGCGAGCATGAGGCGTCAGGGGTTAGTTGCGAAGGCCGCCCGTAAATTCAAATGTACGACAGACAGTAAGCATAGACTTCCTGTAGCCCCGAATTTGCTTGAGCAAGACTTTAATGCGACAGCACCAAACCAAAAATGGGCTGGAGATATCACTTATCTAGCGACAAGCGAAGGCTGGATGTATTTAGCCGTTGTTATCGACTTGTACTCACGGCAAGTAGTTGGTTGGTCAATGAGTACCAGAATGACCGCAACTCTGGTCTGTGATGCGCTATCAATGGCATTGTTCCGCAGAGGCATGCCAGAAGAAGTGATTATCCATAGTGATAGAGGTAGCCAATATTGTTCAAAAGACTACCGCGACTTAATCGCAGCTCATAATCTAAAGCAAAGTATGAGTAGGAAGGGAAATTGCTGGGACAACGCTTGTGTTGAAAGCTTTTTCCACTCAATGAAAGTAGAAGCCGTCCAATACGAGTCGATAATGACCCGAGAAGAGATGCGTCAAGCACTCTTTGAATACATCGAAGTTGATTATAATCGAACAAGAAGGCACAGTGCTCTTGGGTATCTAAGCCCAGTTAACTTTGAAAAACAATATGTCGCTTAA